A single window of Vigna unguiculata cultivar IT97K-499-35 chromosome 1, ASM411807v1, whole genome shotgun sequence DNA harbors:
- the LOC114164349 gene encoding LOW QUALITY PROTEIN: protein transport protein Sec24-like At3g07100 (The sequence of the model RefSeq protein was modified relative to this genomic sequence to represent the inferred CDS: deleted 2 bases in 1 codon) yields MGTENPGRPTFPSRPSPPPFPAAQTVTPFSSTGSVVGSEPPPFRPAPPAPSQAATPFSSAGPAAARPGAPSFRPAPPGRFNDPSVPPPPQPSNAAGCWTLSAVSGTSLPPSMQPRGPPPSMGQPSIQSSAPNLAPPFHTSLPAQPQMPFVPMGSPPPQGAAPAHMGSNVPPRTFQPSFPGYPSKQTGPEMQGPPMPSAFPANQGNFGTVPPAGASPFLSHQGGYVPSPQVAPPPGIQSMQQQPGSMPHIGGVQGLAEDFNALTMQTRPGTMDPLFDPKELPRPLEGDIEPKNLVDMYPMNCNPRFLRLTTSAVPSSQSLASRWHLPLGAVVSPLAEPPDGEEVPIVNFAPASVVRCRRCRTYVNPYMTFTEAGRKFRCNVCTLLNDVPSEYYAQLDATGKRVDINQRPELTKGTVEFVAPAEYMVRPPMPPVYFFLIDVSISAVRSGMIEVVANTIKSCLDELPGFPRTQIGFATFDSTIHFYNMKSSLTQPQMLVVSDLDDIFIPLPDDLLVNLSESRSVVEAFLDSLPTMFHDNVNLESAFGPALKAAFMVMSQLGGKLLIFQNSLPSLGVGRLKLRGDDSRVYGTDKEHGLRLPEDPFYKQMAAEFSKYQISANVYVFSDKYTDVASLGTLAKYTAGQVYFYPAFQSAIHGDKLRHELKRDLTRETAWEAVMRIRCAKGVRFTTYHGNFMLRSTDLLALPAVDCDKAFAMQLSLEETLLTTQTMYFQVALLYTASCGERRIRVHTMAVPVVTELADIYRLADTGAIVSLLSRLAIEKTLSQKLEDARTAVQLRIVKSLREYRNLYSVQHRLANRMIYPESLKFLILYGLALCRSTALRGGYGDVPLDERCAAGHIMMTVSIKVLLKLLYPSLIRLDEYLMKASVQADDLKSVERRLPLTGESLDSRGLYLYDDGFRFIIWFGRVISPDIAKNLLGPDFAAELSKTTLSEHDNEMSRRLMKLLEKLRNTDRAYYQLCHLVRQGEQPKEGFLFLSNLVEDQMGGNSGYAEWMLQISRQVQQS; encoded by the exons ATGGGGACTGAAAATCCTGGTCGTCCAACCTTTCCTTCAAGGCCTTCTCCACCTCCTTTTCCTGCTGCACAGACAGTGACACCCTTTTCATCAACCGGTTCCGTGGTTGGATCAGAGCCTCCTCCTTTTCGGCCCGCTCCTCCGGCTCCTTCGCAAGCCGCCACTCCATTTTCCTCAGCAGGACCTGCTGCAGCTAGACCAGGGGCACCCAGTTTTAGACCTGCACCACCAGGGAGGTTTAATGATCCTTCAGTGCCTCCTCCTCCTCAACCATCCAATGCC GCCGGCTGCTGGACCCTTTCAGCAGTTTCCGGCACCTCCCTTCCCCCGTCAATGCAGCCACGTGGACCTCCGCCGTCTATGGGACAACCATCCATTCAATCTTCTGCACCTAATCTAGCACCGCCGTTTCACACGTCTCTTCCAGCTCAGCCACAGATGCCTTTTGTCCCAATGGGCTCTCCCCCACCTCAAGGTGCTGCTCCTGCGCATATGGGTTCAAATGTTCCTCCGCGTACATTTCAGCCGTCTTTTCCTGGGTACCCGAGTAAGCAGACTGGTCCTGAAATGCAAGGTCCACCCATGCCTTCCGCTTTCCCTGCTAATCAAGGAAATTTTGGGACTGTTCCACCTGCTGGAGCTTCTCCTTTTTTGTCACATCAAGGAGGTTATGTTCCATCACCCCAAGTGGCTCCTCCGCCTGGTATCCAGTCAATGCAGCAGCAACCTGGATCTATGCCCCATATAGGTGGTGTTCAGGGCTTGGCAGAAGACTTCAATGCCCTCACAATGCAAACTCGTCCCGGAACAATGGATCCATTATTTGACCCCAAGGAACTTCCAAGGCCATTGGAAGGTGATATTGAGCCAAAGAATTTGGTTGACATGTATCCCATGAACTGCAATCCCCGGTTTCTACGACTCACGACCAGTGCCGTACCAAGCTCCCAGTCCTTGGCTTCTAGGTGGCACCTTCCACTTGGAGCAGTTGTATCTCCGCTTGCTGAACCTCCTGATGGG GAAGAGGTGCCTATAGTTAACTTTGCCCCAGCTAGTGTTGTTCGCTGCAGAAGATGTCGCACATACGTGAATCCTTATATGACATTTACGGAAGCAGGAAGAAAGTTCCGTTGCAACGTTTGTACCTTGCTTAACGATg TTCCTAGTGAATATTATGCACAACTAGATGCCACTGGAAAAAGAGTTGATATAAATCAACGGCCTGAGCTTACAAAGGGGACTGTAGAATTTGTTGCCCCTGCTGAGTATATGGTGCGGCCTCCTATGCCACCAGTGTATTTCTTCCTCATTGATGTTTCCATATCTGCAGTTAGAAGTGGCATGATTGAG GTTGTGGCCAATACAATCAAGTCGTGCTTGGATGAGCTTCCCGGCTTTCCACGTACGCAAATCGGGTTTGCAACTTTTGACAGCACAATACATTTTTATAACATGAAG TCTTCCCTGACTCAACCACAGATGTTGGTAGTGTCAGATCTGGATGATATATTTATTCCGCTGCCAGATGATCTTCTTGTTAATTTGTCTGAATCAAGAAGTGTGGTAGAAGCCTTCCTAGATAGTTTGCCAACCATGTTCCATGACAATGTTAACTTGGAATCAGCTTTTGGTCCTGCTCTTAAGGCTGCATTCATGGTTATG AGTCAACTTGGAGGGAAATTGTTAATATTTCAAAACTCACTCCCATCTCTTGGTGTTGGCCGTTTGAAGTTACGTGGAGATGATTCTCGTGTTTACGGGACTGACAAAGAACATGGACTGAGACTGCCAGAAGATCCATTTTATAAACAAATGGCTGCTGAGTTTTCCAAGTACCAAATCTCAGCAAATGTTTATGTATTCAGTGATAAATACACAGATGTTGCCTCCTTGg GAACTCTGGCAAAATATACTGCTGGTCAAGTGTATTTCTATCCAGCTTTCCAATCAGCTATTCATGGGGATAAATTGAGACATGAATTAAAGAGAGACCTTACCAGAGAAACTGCATGGGAAGCTGTAATGCGTATTAGATGTGCAAAAG GTGTTCGCTTCACAACTTATCATGGAAACTTTATGCTACGGTCCACTGATTTGTTAGCACTTCCAGCTGTAGATTGTGATAAAGCCTTTGCTATGCAGTTATCACTTGAAGAGACATTATTGACAACTCAGACAATGTATTTCCAAGTTGCATTGCT ATATACTGCATCTTGCGGGGAAAGACGAATAAGAGTACACACAATGGCAGTTCCAGTAGTTACGGAGTTGGCAGATATCTATCGTTTGGCTGATACTGGTGCTATTGTATCGCTGTTAAGTAGGCTAG CAATTGAGAAAACATTATCCCAAAAACTGGAAGATGCACGGACTGCTGTTCAACTAAGAATTGTGAAATCCCTTAGGGAATATCGGAATCTTTATTCTGTGCAACATCGCTTGGCCAACAGAATGATATATCCCGAGTCTCTAAAGTTCCTAATTTTATATGGATTAGCCCTGTGTAGATCAACAGCTCTACGTGGAGGATATGGTGATGTTCCACTGGATGAACGATGTGCGGCAGGACACATAATGATGACTGTATCAATAAAAGTACTGTTGAAACTTCTCTATCCTAGTTTGATTCGACTTGATGAATATCTTATGAAG GCATCTGTGCAGGCTGATGACTTAAAAAGTGTTGAGAGAAGGTTACCTTTGACAGGGGAGAGCTTGGATTCTAGGGGCCTTTATTTATATGATGACGGCTTCCGGTTCATTATATGGTTTGGTAGGGTGATTTCACCGGACATAGCCAAAAATTTACTTGGGCCAGACTTTGCGGCAGAATTATCGAAG ACTACACTCAGTGAGCATGACAATGAAATGTCAAGGAGATTGATGAAGTTACTTGAGAAGTTGAGAAATACAGATCGTGCTTATTACCAGTTATGCCACCTTGTGAGGCAAGGTGAACAGCCCAAAGAAGGATTCCTCTTTctttcaaaccttgttgaggaCCAGATGGGTGGTAACAGTGGGTACGCTGAATGGATGTTACAAATATCCCGGCAAGTGCAGCAATCATAA
- the LOC114191093 gene encoding mannan endo-1,4-beta-mannosidase 4-like: MGFQNLSLMTFMMILCITLYVNCTDIVELENHSDKRVLAERPNSFIQRNGTHFFLNGKPQYFNGFNAYWLMTFAADPSTSSKVTTVFQEASQHGLNLARTWAFNDAGYKALQTSPGIYDESVFRALDVVISEAGKYGIRLILSLVNNWKDDGGKKQYVEWAKQRGQSVSTEDDFFSNPVTKQFYKDHVKRVLTRKNTVTGLLYKDDPTIFSWELMNEPRSLDLSGKQVQDWVKEMAAYVKSIDKNHLLQVGLEGFYGESMAQRKQFNPGYEGGSDFISNNLVPEIDYATIHLYPQWMSRFNQSLEDVFIERWVKMHIEDAENVVRKPILLKEFGLNSRIQGYSVAQRDRLYAKLYNWIYLSASDRGACAGAAFWQLLVGGMENMADGYEIIFQHNPSTANIISQQSLRMSHIR; the protein is encoded by the exons ATGGGGTTTCAAAACCTGTCCTTGATGACTTTTATGATGATCTTGTGCATCACTCTATACGTGAATTGCACTGATATTGTTGAACTAGAAAATCATTCAGACAAAAGAGTACTTGCAGAAAGACCTAATAGTTTCATTCAACGAAATGGCacccatttttttctaaatgggAAGCCTCAATACTTCAACGGATTCAATGCATATTGGCTAATGACTTTTGCAGCCGACCCATCTACAAGTTCTAAGGTCACCACAGTTTTTCAAGAAGCTTCCCAACATGGTTTAAACTTAGCAAGAACCTGGGCATTCAACGATGCAGGTTACAAAGCCCTTCAAACTTCACCTGGTATTTATGACGAGAGTGTTTTCAGG GCATTGGATGTTGTGATATCAGAAGCAGGAAAATATGGGATACGATTGATTCTAAGCCTGGTAAATAATTGGAAAGACGATGGTGGAAAGAAACAGTATGTTGAATGGGCAAAACAACGTGGTCAGAGCGTAAGCACTGAAGATGACTTCTTCTCTAACCCTGTCACTAAGCAATTCTACAAAGATCATGTCAAG AGAGTGCTCACAAGAAAAAACACAGTGACTGGATTATTATACAAGGATGACCCAACCATTTTTTCGTGGGAGCTCATGAATGAACCTCGTTCTCTAGACTTATCTGGAAAACAAGTTcag GATTGGGTGAAGGAGATGGCTGCTTATGTGAAGTCCATTGACAAGAATCACTTATTGCAAGTAGGGCTTGAAGGGTTTTATGGTGAATCAATGGCACAAAGAAAACAGTTCAATCCTGGATACGAAGGAGGAAGTGATTTCATTTCTAACAACCTAGTTCCTGAAATCGATTATGCCACCATTCATCTCTACCCTCAATG GATGTCGAGGTTTAACCAATCACTTGAAGATGTGTTCATTGAAAGATGGGTTAAGATGCATATTGAAGATGCAGAAAATGTTGTCCGAAAGCCCATTCTTCTTAAGGAGTTTGGGTTAAATTCAAGAATTCAAGGATACAGCGTTGCCCAGAGGGATCGATTGTATGCAAAACTATACAATTGGATATACTTGAGCGCTAGTGACAGGGGAGCGTGTGCTGGTGCAGCTTTTTGGCAATTACTTGTCGGAGGAATGGAAAACATGGCCGATGGTTATGAAATCATCTTTCAACACAATCCTTCCACTGCTAATATTATCTCCCAACAATCTTTAAGGATGTCTCATATTCGATAG
- the LOC114175862 gene encoding uncharacterized protein LOC114175862 yields the protein MGSEGPTTPITTIHVTGFKKFHGVAENPTETIVNNLTEYMYKKGLPKGLVIGSCSILETAGQGALVSLYQRLQSAVISKDSESSNSNRTIWLHFGVNSGATWFAIENQAVNEANFRCPDEMGWKPQKVPIVPSDGGISRTRETSLPVVEITKTLAEKGYEVMASDDAGRFVCNYVYYHSLRFAEQNGIKSLFVHVPLFLTINEETQMKFAASLLEVLASKS from the exons ATGGGTTCTGAAGGTCCAACAACACCCATAACAACAATTCATGTGACAGGATTTAAGAAATTCCATGGAGTTGCTGAGAATCCGACCGAAACAATTGTCAATAATTTGACAGAGTACATGTATAAGAAGGGTTTGCCAAAGGGTTTAGTTATTGGGAGCTGCAGCATTCTTGAAACTGCTGGTCAAGGAGCACTTGTTTCACTGTACCAGAGATTGCAATCCGCTGTTATTTCCAAGGACTCTGAATCTTCAAATTCCAATAGAACTATTTGG CTGCATTTTGGGGTTAACAGTGGTGCTACATGGTTTGCTATAGAGAACCAGGCAGTCAATGAGGCTAATTTTAGATGTCCCGATGAAATGGGTTGGAAGCCCCAG AAAGTCCCCATTGTTCCTTCTGATGGTGGAATTTCACGAACAAGGGAG ACTTCACTCCCTGTAGTGGAGATCACCAAAACCTTGGCAGAGAAGGGGTATGAAGTTATGGCATCAGATGATGCAGGAAGGTTCGTGTGCAATTACGTTTACTATCACTCCCTTCGTTTTGCGGAGCAGAATGGAATCAAATCCCTTTTCGTGCACGTGCCACTCTTCCTCACAATAAATGAAGAGACTCAAATGAAATTCGCTGCTTCCTTGTTAGAGGTTCTTGCCTCTAAATCTTAG